One window from the genome of Amphiprion ocellaris isolate individual 3 ecotype Okinawa chromosome 23, ASM2253959v1, whole genome shotgun sequence encodes:
- the mtmr1a gene encoding myotubularin-related protein 1a isoform X3 produces the protein MEKQAGAADGAGPNRNPWGSPTSGPGAGDALDSPTGSHVEWCKQLIAATISSQISGSVQPDFVNRDNKQDSQDEGLCHHGESDSEHPSNALNLSALRYGAQAKMFQNQVPLLPGETINTTVKDVMYICPFSGLVNGTLTITDYKLYFTSVEKESHFVLDVNLGVISRLETISVPNQGENTKGLELVCKDMRSPRFAYKTEESQPDIVEVLTKHAFPLSHSLPLFAFLYKEQFPVDGWKVYDAAAEYRRQGLPNESWTISKINSTYELCDTYPSILVIPTNITDDDIKRVALFRAKHRIPVLSWIHPESQATIVRCSQPLVGPSDRRCKEDERFLQIIMDANAQSHKLTIFDARQSSVAITNKAKDGGYESESFYSNVELNFLEIPNIHVMRESLRKMKDVVYPTIDEAHWHSVIDQTHWLEYIRLLLAGAAKIADKLESGKTSVVVHCSDGWDRTAQLTSLAMLMLDSYYRTLRGFQVLVEKEWISFGHKFSARVGHGDENHANSERSPLFIQFIDCVWQMSRQFPAAFEFNELFLITVLDHLYSCLFGTFLYNSEQERMAKEVQAKTVSLWSYINSQPEDFTNPFYVDYENHVLYPLVSSRHLELWTSYYARWNPRMRPQVPVHQTLKEMLILRAELQRRVEELQREASSHSLSSSSEHSSSPTHTTGTPLHTAV, from the exons ATGGAGAAGCAGGCCGGAGCGGCGGACGGAGCAGGGCCGAACAGAAACCCCTGGGGCTCCCCGACCAGCGGACCAGGCGCCGGTGATGCCCTGGACAG TCCAACAGGTTCTCACGTAGAGTGGTGTAAACAGCTGATAGCAGCCACTATCTCCAGTCAGATCTCAGGATCAGTCCAACCAGACTTTGTGAACAGAGACAACAAG CAGGATTCACAGGATGAAGGGCTTTGTCACCATGGAGAAAGTGATTCTGAGCATCCTTCCAATGCTTTG AACCTTTCGGCTCTGAGATACGGAGCACAGGCCAAAATGTTCCAGAACCAAGTTCCTCTGCTGCCGGGGGAGACCATCAACACCACAG TGAAAGATGTGATGTATATCTGTCCATTCAGTGGTCTGGTTAATGGGACCTTGACCATCACAGACTACAAGCTGTATTTCACCAGCGTGGAAAAG GAGTCTCACTTCGTTCTCGATGTGAACCTGGGAGTCATCAGCAGACTGGAGACCATCAGTGTTCCCAACCAGGGAGAGAACACCAAAGGACTGGAGCTGGTCTGCAAG GACATGAGGAGTCCCAGGTTTGCCTATAAAACAGAGGAGAGCCAGCCAGATATAGTGGAGGTCTTGACTAAACATGCCTTCCCTCTTTCACACAGCCTG CCGCTGTTTGCCTTCCTGTACAAGGAGCAGTTTCCTGTGGATGGCTGGAAGGTGTATGATGCAGCAGCGGAGTACAGACGTCAG GGCCTACCTAATGAGAGCTGGACCATCAGTAAGATCAACAGCACCTACGAACTATGTGACACCTATCCCTCCATCCTGGTCATCCCCACCAACATCACAGACGATGACATCAAGCGAGTGGCGTTGTTTAGAGCCAAGCATCGCATACCG GTCTTGTCCTGGATCCATCCAGAGTCTCAAGCCACCATTGTGCGCTGCAGCCAGCCATTAGTCGGACCTTCAGACCGTCGCTGTAAAGAAGACGAACGTTTCCTCCAAATCATCATGGATGCCAATGCTCAGTCCCACAAGCTCACCATATTTGATGCCAGGCAGAGCAGTGTAGCCATTACCAACAAG GCGAAGGATGGAGGGTATGAAAGTGAAAGTTTCTACTCCAACGTAGAACTGAACTTCCTGGAAATCCCGAACATCCACGTAATGAGGGAGTCTCTAAGGAAGATGAAGGACGTAGTTTATCCAACCATAGATGAAGCCCATTGGCACTCTGTGATTGACCAGACACACTGGTTGGAGTATATACGG CTGTTATTAGCAGGAGCAGCAAAGATAGCAGACAAGCTGGAGTCTGGGAAGACGTCGGTGGTGGTTCATTGCAGCGATGGCTGGGACAGAACTGCCCAGCTCACTTCTTTGGCTATGCTAATGCTGGACAGCTACTACCGCACACTCAGAGGCTTCCAG gttCTGGTGGAGAAGGAGTGGATTAGCTTCGGACACAAGTTTTCTGCT CGGGTGGGTCACGGTGATGAGAATCATGCAAACTCGGAGCGCTCACCTCTCTTCATCCAGTTCATTGACTGCGTCTGGCAGATGAGTCGACAG TTCCCAGCAGCCTTTGAGTTCAATGAGCTGTTCCTGATCACAGTGCTGGACCACCTCTACAGCTGTCTATTTGGTACATTCCTCTACAACAGTGAACAGGAGAGGATGGCCAAG GAGGTTCAGGCTAAGACTGTGTCCCTGTGGTCCTACATTAACAG CCAACCAGAGGACTTCACCAACCCCTTCTATGTGGATTATGAGAACCATGTTTTGTATCCACTGGTTTCCTCCAGACACCTGGAGCTGTGGACCAGCTACTACGCCCGCTGGAACCCACGCATGAGACCACAG gtgccAGTGCATCAGACACTGAAGGAAATGCTGATCTTACGAGCGGAGCTCcagaggagggtggaggagctgcagagagaagctTCTTCCCACTCCCTGTCCTCATCCTCTGAACACTCCTCCTCCCCCACACACACCACAGGAACCCCACTGCACACTGCCGTGTGA
- the mtmr1a gene encoding myotubularin-related protein 1a isoform X5, which produces MEKQAGAADGAGPNRNPWGSPTSGPGAGDALDSPTGSHVEWCKQLIAATISSQISGSVQPDFVNRDNKAGRRPDFMVSKRLNPRNLSALRYGAQAKMFQNQVPLLPGETINTTVKDVMYICPFSGLVNGTLTITDYKLYFTSVEKESHFVLDVNLGVISRLETISVPNQGENTKGLELVCKDMRSPRFAYKTEESQPDIVEVLTKHAFPLSHSLPLFAFLYKEQFPVDGWKVYDAAAEYRRQGLPNESWTISKINSTYELCDTYPSILVIPTNITDDDIKRVALFRAKHRIPVLSWIHPESQATIVRCSQPLVGPSDRRCKEDERFLQIIMDANAQSHKLTIFDARQSSVAITNKAKDGGYESESFYSNVELNFLEIPNIHVMRESLRKMKDVVYPTIDEAHWHSVIDQTHWLEYIRLLLAGAAKIADKLESGKTSVVVHCSDGWDRTAQLTSLAMLMLDSYYRTLRGFQVLVEKEWISFGHKFSARVGHGDENHANSERSPLFIQFIDCVWQMSRQFPAAFEFNELFLITVLDHLYSCLFGTFLYNSEQERMAKEVQAKTVSLWSYINSQPEDFTNPFYVDYENHVLYPLVSSRHLELWTSYYARWNPRMRPQVPVHQTLKEMLILRAELQRRVEELQREASSHSLSSSSEHSSSPTHTTGTPLHTAV; this is translated from the exons ATGGAGAAGCAGGCCGGAGCGGCGGACGGAGCAGGGCCGAACAGAAACCCCTGGGGCTCCCCGACCAGCGGACCAGGCGCCGGTGATGCCCTGGACAG TCCAACAGGTTCTCACGTAGAGTGGTGTAAACAGCTGATAGCAGCCACTATCTCCAGTCAGATCTCAGGATCAGTCCAACCAGACTTTGTGAACAGAGACAACAAG GCTGGGAGAAGACCAGATTTCATG GTGTCCAAGAGGCTGAATCCCAGG AACCTTTCGGCTCTGAGATACGGAGCACAGGCCAAAATGTTCCAGAACCAAGTTCCTCTGCTGCCGGGGGAGACCATCAACACCACAG TGAAAGATGTGATGTATATCTGTCCATTCAGTGGTCTGGTTAATGGGACCTTGACCATCACAGACTACAAGCTGTATTTCACCAGCGTGGAAAAG GAGTCTCACTTCGTTCTCGATGTGAACCTGGGAGTCATCAGCAGACTGGAGACCATCAGTGTTCCCAACCAGGGAGAGAACACCAAAGGACTGGAGCTGGTCTGCAAG GACATGAGGAGTCCCAGGTTTGCCTATAAAACAGAGGAGAGCCAGCCAGATATAGTGGAGGTCTTGACTAAACATGCCTTCCCTCTTTCACACAGCCTG CCGCTGTTTGCCTTCCTGTACAAGGAGCAGTTTCCTGTGGATGGCTGGAAGGTGTATGATGCAGCAGCGGAGTACAGACGTCAG GGCCTACCTAATGAGAGCTGGACCATCAGTAAGATCAACAGCACCTACGAACTATGTGACACCTATCCCTCCATCCTGGTCATCCCCACCAACATCACAGACGATGACATCAAGCGAGTGGCGTTGTTTAGAGCCAAGCATCGCATACCG GTCTTGTCCTGGATCCATCCAGAGTCTCAAGCCACCATTGTGCGCTGCAGCCAGCCATTAGTCGGACCTTCAGACCGTCGCTGTAAAGAAGACGAACGTTTCCTCCAAATCATCATGGATGCCAATGCTCAGTCCCACAAGCTCACCATATTTGATGCCAGGCAGAGCAGTGTAGCCATTACCAACAAG GCGAAGGATGGAGGGTATGAAAGTGAAAGTTTCTACTCCAACGTAGAACTGAACTTCCTGGAAATCCCGAACATCCACGTAATGAGGGAGTCTCTAAGGAAGATGAAGGACGTAGTTTATCCAACCATAGATGAAGCCCATTGGCACTCTGTGATTGACCAGACACACTGGTTGGAGTATATACGG CTGTTATTAGCAGGAGCAGCAAAGATAGCAGACAAGCTGGAGTCTGGGAAGACGTCGGTGGTGGTTCATTGCAGCGATGGCTGGGACAGAACTGCCCAGCTCACTTCTTTGGCTATGCTAATGCTGGACAGCTACTACCGCACACTCAGAGGCTTCCAG gttCTGGTGGAGAAGGAGTGGATTAGCTTCGGACACAAGTTTTCTGCT CGGGTGGGTCACGGTGATGAGAATCATGCAAACTCGGAGCGCTCACCTCTCTTCATCCAGTTCATTGACTGCGTCTGGCAGATGAGTCGACAG TTCCCAGCAGCCTTTGAGTTCAATGAGCTGTTCCTGATCACAGTGCTGGACCACCTCTACAGCTGTCTATTTGGTACATTCCTCTACAACAGTGAACAGGAGAGGATGGCCAAG GAGGTTCAGGCTAAGACTGTGTCCCTGTGGTCCTACATTAACAG CCAACCAGAGGACTTCACCAACCCCTTCTATGTGGATTATGAGAACCATGTTTTGTATCCACTGGTTTCCTCCAGACACCTGGAGCTGTGGACCAGCTACTACGCCCGCTGGAACCCACGCATGAGACCACAG gtgccAGTGCATCAGACACTGAAGGAAATGCTGATCTTACGAGCGGAGCTCcagaggagggtggaggagctgcagagagaagctTCTTCCCACTCCCTGTCCTCATCCTCTGAACACTCCTCCTCCCCCACACACACCACAGGAACCCCACTGCACACTGCCGTGTGA